One genomic region from Actinocatenispora thailandica encodes:
- a CDS encoding DNA polymerase beta superfamily protein, translating into MHVLLSGVVGSTAYGLAGPGSDVDRLGVFAVPTVELHGLRRPTESVVTTAPDVTMHEAAKWCRLALGANPTVTELAWLPDDLYEVRTGLGERLIGIRTAFLSAPRVRDAYLGYATRQLRALSGGAAVPAADRELVRRRSAKHARHLARLVAQGEELYRTGTVRIQLADPAGVAAFGERVADGDLAAARRLLRRARETLDTVPSALPDRPDEPAVERWLRSVRAARWTEGAA; encoded by the coding sequence ATGCACGTACTGCTGTCCGGCGTGGTCGGCTCCACCGCGTACGGGCTGGCCGGCCCGGGCTCGGACGTCGACCGGCTCGGCGTCTTCGCGGTGCCCACCGTCGAGCTGCACGGCCTGCGCCGGCCGACGGAGTCGGTGGTGACCACCGCGCCGGACGTGACGATGCACGAGGCGGCGAAGTGGTGCCGGCTGGCGCTGGGCGCCAACCCGACCGTCACGGAACTCGCCTGGCTGCCGGACGACCTGTACGAGGTGCGAACCGGGCTGGGCGAGCGGTTGATCGGGATCCGCACCGCGTTCCTGTCCGCGCCGCGGGTGCGGGACGCGTACCTGGGCTACGCGACCCGGCAGCTGCGGGCACTGTCCGGCGGCGCGGCCGTTCCGGCCGCGGACCGCGAGCTGGTTCGGCGCCGGAGCGCCAAGCACGCGCGGCACCTGGCCCGGCTGGTGGCGCAGGGCGAGGAGTTGTACCGGACCGGTACCGTGCGGATCCAGCTGGCCGACCCGGCCGGGGTCGCCGCGTTCGGCGAGCGGGTCGCCGACGGCGACCTGGCCGCGGCGCGGCGGCTGCTGCGGCGGGCCCGCGAGACGCTGGACACGGTGCCCAGCGCGCTGCCCGACCGGCCGGACGAGCCGGCCGTGGAGCGCTGGCTGCGATCGGTCCGGGCGGCCCGATGGACGGAGGGGGCGGCGTGA
- a CDS encoding carbohydrate kinase family protein: MTIFVAGPVSWNRLVQLAELPAPRPHMVVARGWHDTLGGTSAGKALNLRRLGHDVTLATVIGTDPAGGRVRSALTGAGVRLLAADTDVPTEQHLNLMDARGARVSVYLETGPADAELPVEPVTAAMATASAVVLDLATHSRALIPAARSTGVPIWTDLHDYDGRSEFHEPFRDAADHVFLSSDRMPGYRDFLAEQVARGARLAVCTHGADGATALDARGRWYEVAAEPVPEVVDSNGAGDAFFAGFLTRYLADGDVAHALRAGARQGARAVLSPELAPLPDA, translated from the coding sequence ATGACCATCTTCGTCGCCGGGCCGGTGTCCTGGAACCGACTGGTACAACTGGCCGAACTGCCCGCTCCGCGCCCGCACATGGTGGTGGCGCGCGGGTGGCACGACACTCTCGGTGGCACCTCCGCCGGCAAGGCACTGAACCTGCGCCGGCTGGGCCACGACGTCACGCTGGCCACCGTCATCGGCACCGACCCGGCCGGCGGCCGGGTCCGGTCGGCGCTCACCGGAGCCGGGGTACGGCTGCTGGCCGCGGACACCGACGTACCGACCGAGCAGCACCTCAACCTGATGGACGCGCGCGGCGCCCGCGTCTCGGTGTACCTGGAGACCGGCCCGGCCGATGCCGAGCTGCCGGTGGAACCGGTCACCGCGGCGATGGCGACGGCCTCGGCGGTGGTACTCGATCTCGCCACCCACTCCCGGGCGCTGATCCCGGCCGCCCGGTCGACCGGCGTACCGATCTGGACCGACCTGCACGACTACGACGGGCGCAGCGAGTTCCACGAACCGTTCCGTGACGCCGCCGACCACGTGTTCCTCAGCTCCGACCGGATGCCCGGCTACCGCGACTTCCTCGCCGAGCAGGTCGCCCGGGGCGCCCGGCTCGCGGTGTGCACCCACGGCGCCGACGGCGCGACCGCCCTCGACGCGCGGGGCCGCTGGTACGAGGTGGCCGCCGAGCCGGTGCCCGAGGTGGTGGACAGCAACGGTGCCGGCGACGCGTTCTTCGCCGGGTTCCTCACCCGATACCTGGCGGACGGTGACGTGGCGCACGCGCTGCGCGCCGGCGCCCGGCAGGGTGCCCGCGCGGTACTCAGCCCCGAACTCGCCCCACTCCCGGACGCCTGA
- a CDS encoding LacI family DNA-binding transcriptional regulator, translating into MDGPDAVGGRAARPTLRQVAAEAGVSLKTASRVLNGHPHVSDATAARVRGAADALGFRLNRIARELRSGATSTSVGLIISDLANPFYSRIARGAERVLRASGLQLVTASTDEDSTQERSLVEELLERRVRALLVVPSGTDHAYLEPEHGRTPVVFLDRPPVRLAVDTVLVDNRAGARAGVAHLLRGGHRRIGFVGDLSRLATQRERMAGFADAMRAAGVLQWERYVRADSHDQATAARSTRELLATDPAPTALFTSNNVNTAGALRALTGVATPPALVGFDDFDLADVLGITVVGHEPEEMGRIAAERVVARLNGDDSPARTVVLPTRIIPRGSGERPPADIR; encoded by the coding sequence ATGGACGGTCCGGATGCGGTGGGTGGGCGGGCGGCCCGGCCGACGCTGCGGCAGGTGGCGGCCGAGGCCGGGGTCAGCCTCAAGACCGCCTCGCGGGTGCTCAACGGGCACCCGCACGTCTCCGACGCCACCGCGGCGCGGGTGCGCGGGGCGGCCGACGCGCTCGGCTTCCGGCTGAACCGGATCGCCCGGGAACTGCGCTCCGGCGCCACCTCCACGTCGGTCGGCCTGATCATCTCGGACCTGGCCAACCCGTTCTACTCGCGGATCGCCCGCGGCGCCGAGCGGGTGCTGCGCGCGTCCGGCCTGCAGTTGGTGACCGCCAGTACCGACGAGGACTCGACCCAGGAACGGTCGCTGGTCGAGGAGCTGCTGGAGCGGCGGGTGCGGGCGTTGCTGGTGGTGCCCAGCGGTACCGATCACGCGTACCTGGAGCCGGAGCACGGCCGCACCCCGGTGGTGTTCCTGGACCGGCCGCCGGTGCGGCTGGCCGTCGACACGGTACTGGTGGACAACCGGGCGGGCGCCCGGGCGGGCGTGGCGCACCTGCTGCGCGGCGGGCACCGGCGGATCGGCTTCGTCGGTGACCTGTCCCGGCTCGCGACCCAGCGGGAACGGATGGCCGGCTTCGCCGACGCGATGCGTGCCGCCGGGGTGCTGCAGTGGGAGCGGTACGTGCGGGCGGACTCGCACGACCAGGCCACCGCGGCGCGCAGCACCCGCGAGCTGCTGGCCACCGATCCGGCTCCGACCGCGCTGTTCACCAGCAACAACGTCAACACCGCCGGTGCCCTGCGGGCGCTGACCGGGGTGGCCACCCCGCCGGCGCTGGTCGGCTTCGACGATTTCGACCTGGCGGACGTCCTGGGCATCACGGTGGTCGGTCACGAGCCGGAGGAGATGGGCCGGATCGCCGCCGAGCGGGTGGTGGCGAGGCTCAACGGGGACGACAGCCCGGCCCGCACCGTGGTCCTGCCGACCAGGATCATTCCGCGCGGCTCCGGAGAGCGCCCACCCGCTGACATCCGATGA
- a CDS encoding sugar ABC transporter substrate-binding protein, with protein sequence MEGSTRRGWRRLIGLAAVTALLIGPLAACSESGPGSSSGGSGGGKLGRTETFKLGVSLALNNTDFWTSYISYQKQYAKQYHAKLIGPLVNNNDSGKQISDIRTLISEGAQALIVNPVDSAAIKPALDYAKSKGIPVVSVDVAPSAGDTYMIVRADNELYGTESCEYIGRHAKSGTVAELQGDLSSLNGRDRSTAFEKCMASKYPKLKVAKYPTKWDASTATTAAATAMSSHQDLVGIYTQWSGPVPGILQAEKSAGKYKPVGKPGHIIMVSNDGVPFEMKDIKDGVLDATVSQPATLYAKYAVSYSRDALMGKKYAKGQQAASGAGPLVTVGSNLEDPIKAPLVTKDNVDDPSLWGNQAATK encoded by the coding sequence ATGGAGGGATCCACGCGGCGCGGTTGGCGGCGGCTGATCGGTCTGGCGGCGGTGACGGCGCTGCTGATCGGGCCGCTCGCGGCCTGCTCCGAGTCGGGCCCGGGCTCGTCGTCCGGCGGCTCCGGCGGCGGCAAGCTGGGCAGGACCGAGACCTTCAAGCTCGGCGTCTCGCTCGCGCTCAACAACACCGACTTCTGGACCTCGTACATCTCCTACCAGAAGCAGTACGCCAAGCAGTACCACGCGAAGCTGATCGGGCCGCTGGTCAACAACAACGACTCGGGCAAGCAGATCTCCGACATCCGCACCCTGATCTCGGAGGGCGCGCAGGCGCTGATCGTCAACCCGGTCGACTCGGCGGCGATCAAGCCGGCGCTGGACTACGCCAAGAGCAAGGGCATCCCGGTCGTCTCCGTCGACGTGGCGCCGAGCGCCGGCGACACGTACATGATCGTGCGCGCCGACAACGAGCTGTACGGCACCGAGTCGTGCGAGTACATCGGCAGGCACGCCAAGTCCGGTACCGTCGCCGAACTGCAGGGCGACCTGTCGTCGCTGAACGGCCGGGACCGCTCGACGGCGTTCGAGAAGTGCATGGCGAGCAAGTACCCGAAGCTGAAGGTCGCCAAGTACCCGACGAAGTGGGATGCGAGCACCGCGACCACGGCGGCCGCCACCGCGATGTCCAGCCACCAGGACCTGGTGGGCATCTACACCCAGTGGAGCGGGCCGGTGCCGGGGATCCTCCAGGCGGAGAAGAGCGCCGGGAAGTACAAGCCGGTCGGCAAGCCGGGCCACATCATCATGGTCTCCAACGACGGCGTGCCGTTCGAGATGAAGGACATCAAGGACGGCGTGCTGGACGCGACGGTGTCCCAGCCGGCCACCCTGTACGCCAAGTACGCGGTGTCCTACTCGCGGGACGCGCTGATGGGCAAGAAGTACGCCAAGGGCCAGCAGGCGGCGTCCGGTGCCGGCCCGCTGGTGACCGTCGGCAGCAACCTGGAGGACCCGATCAAGGCGCCGCTGGTCACCAAGGACAACGTCGACGACCCCAGCCTGTGGGGCAACCAGGCGGCCACGAAGTGA
- a CDS encoding sugar ABC transporter ATP-binding protein, which translates to MTSTAVIEGVGLAQTFGRTRALDDVSLAIEPGKCLGLVGRNGAGKSTIVSILTGLRRPDAGMVRLYGEPAPPVGDPAAWRRKVACVYQHSMLVPTLTVAENMFLNRQPRRRWGAISPAAMRTEAARVMADWGVEIDVTALAGAISVEQRQIVEIARALSAGTRCLILDEPTAALERAAVSRLFDRIRPLLSAGVGILYISHHLEEVYEICDEVTVLRDGRHVVTAPVGEIGQDRLVAAMVGAADAQDVHATTIDAAPTRDTTAEPVLSVQRLTAVDGRGSVAGVSLDVRPGECVGLLGLAGSGTSTLADAVAGLVKARGGRILVAGREVPPGRPDVALRRGVGYVPEDRHDRGYVPLLGVADNITMTINDRLTRYGVLAPARHRAAARALADRLDVVSAGTGQPVGELSGGNQQKVVVGRALARDPKVVVAVGPTQGVDVASKRSLLGALADARTGGAGVLLVSDDLADLAIANRIVVLVRGTVFAEFTDPPWDRERLIAAAEGLPSAATPDPAEPSTVDGKDERDRHRGAGAGTEGEPQR; encoded by the coding sequence GTGACCTCGACCGCCGTCATCGAGGGCGTGGGGCTGGCCCAGACCTTCGGCCGTACCCGCGCCCTCGACGACGTCAGCCTGGCCATCGAGCCGGGGAAGTGCCTGGGGCTGGTCGGCCGCAACGGCGCCGGGAAGTCGACGATCGTGTCGATCCTGACCGGCCTGCGCCGGCCGGACGCCGGGATGGTCCGGTTGTACGGCGAGCCGGCCCCACCGGTCGGCGACCCGGCGGCGTGGCGGCGCAAGGTGGCCTGCGTCTACCAGCACTCGATGCTGGTGCCGACGCTGACCGTGGCCGAGAACATGTTCCTCAACCGGCAGCCGCGCCGCCGGTGGGGCGCCATCAGCCCGGCCGCGATGCGGACCGAGGCCGCCCGGGTGATGGCCGACTGGGGTGTCGAGATCGACGTGACGGCGCTGGCCGGCGCGATCTCGGTGGAGCAGCGGCAGATCGTGGAGATCGCCCGGGCGCTCTCGGCCGGTACCCGGTGCCTGATCCTGGACGAGCCGACCGCGGCGCTGGAACGGGCCGCGGTGAGCCGGCTGTTCGACCGGATCCGGCCGCTGCTGTCGGCCGGCGTCGGCATCCTCTACATCTCCCACCATCTGGAGGAGGTGTACGAGATCTGCGACGAGGTCACCGTGCTGCGCGACGGCCGGCACGTGGTGACCGCGCCGGTCGGCGAGATCGGCCAGGACCGGCTGGTCGCGGCGATGGTGGGCGCCGCGGACGCGCAGGACGTGCACGCCACCACGATCGACGCCGCACCGACCCGCGACACCACCGCCGAGCCGGTACTGAGCGTGCAGCGGCTGACCGCCGTCGACGGCCGCGGCAGCGTCGCCGGCGTCAGCCTGGACGTGCGGCCCGGCGAGTGCGTCGGTCTGCTCGGCCTGGCCGGCTCCGGTACCAGCACGCTGGCCGACGCGGTCGCCGGCCTGGTGAAGGCGCGCGGCGGCCGGATCCTGGTGGCGGGCCGGGAGGTACCGCCGGGGCGGCCGGACGTGGCGTTGCGCCGCGGCGTGGGCTACGTGCCGGAGGACCGGCACGACCGCGGCTACGTGCCGCTGCTGGGCGTGGCCGACAACATCACCATGACCATCAACGACCGGCTGACCCGTTACGGGGTGCTCGCCCCGGCACGGCACCGGGCCGCGGCCCGCGCCCTGGCCGACCGCCTCGACGTGGTCTCCGCCGGTACCGGGCAGCCGGTGGGCGAGCTGTCCGGCGGCAACCAGCAGAAGGTGGTGGTCGGGCGGGCGCTCGCGCGTGATCCGAAGGTGGTCGTGGCGGTGGGCCCGACGCAGGGCGTCGACGTCGCGTCGAAGCGGTCGCTGCTCGGCGCGTTGGCGGACGCCCGCACCGGTGGTGCCGGCGTGCTGCTGGTCTCGGACGATCTGGCCGATCTGGCGATCGCGAACCGGATCGTGGTGCTGGTACGCGGCACCGTGTTCGCCGAGTTCACCGACCCGCCCTGGGACCGGGAGCGGCTGATCGCCGCGGCCGAGGGGTTGCCGAGCGCGGCGACACCGGACCCGGCAGAACCGTCCACTGTGGATGGCAAGGACGAGCGCGACCGGCACCGCGGCGCCGGCGCCGGTACCGAGGGGGAACCGCAGCGATGA
- a CDS encoding ABC transporter permease: MTNTTVEPALVAAGARRGAAVNLIQQFALIPVIVILCVVGAFVSDSFLTLTNLANVGQQISALGVVVVAETLILVTGSMDLSLQSNYGLSAMVAAWLVAPAASSGLGIEIDPLLGLLAGLLVGGLIGLFNGAMIVKAKINGFILTLAMYILLAGVQTGIVSGHTVGSLPKSFIALGSFYFADIPISVWVAAVIFVVAGLYLRYTRTGRSLYAIGGNREASRAAGIKVDRIRIGVFVVGGGLAALGGLMEAGRVVAVTANQGTNLIFTVFAAAVIGGVSLNGGRGNMLGAATGVVLLGLVQNLLALAQVQSYWIDAVDGAVILVALALSRLVGGERSSE, from the coding sequence ATGACCAACACCACTGTCGAGCCGGCGCTGGTGGCCGCCGGTGCCCGGCGCGGCGCCGCGGTGAACCTGATCCAGCAGTTCGCGCTGATCCCGGTGATCGTGATCCTGTGCGTGGTCGGCGCGTTCGTCAGCGACTCGTTCCTGACCCTGACCAACCTGGCCAATGTCGGCCAGCAGATCTCCGCGCTCGGCGTGGTGGTGGTGGCCGAGACGCTGATCCTGGTCACCGGCAGCATGGACCTGTCGCTGCAGTCCAACTACGGCCTGTCGGCGATGGTGGCCGCGTGGCTGGTCGCGCCGGCCGCCTCGTCCGGGTTGGGCATCGAGATCGACCCGCTGCTCGGGCTGCTCGCCGGGCTGCTCGTCGGCGGGCTGATCGGGCTGTTCAACGGCGCGATGATCGTCAAGGCGAAGATCAACGGCTTCATCCTGACGCTGGCGATGTACATCCTGCTCGCCGGCGTGCAGACCGGCATCGTGTCCGGCCACACCGTCGGCAGCCTGCCGAAGTCGTTCATCGCGCTCGGCTCGTTCTACTTCGCCGACATCCCGATCTCGGTGTGGGTGGCCGCGGTGATCTTCGTCGTCGCCGGGCTCTACCTGCGCTACACCCGGACCGGGCGGTCGCTGTACGCGATCGGCGGCAACCGGGAGGCGTCCCGGGCGGCCGGTATCAAGGTGGACCGGATCCGCATCGGCGTGTTCGTCGTCGGTGGTGGTCTCGCCGCGCTCGGCGGTCTGATGGAGGCCGGCCGCGTCGTCGCGGTCACCGCCAACCAGGGCACGAACCTGATCTTCACCGTGTTCGCCGCCGCGGTCATCGGCGGCGTCAGCCTCAACGGCGGCCGGGGCAACATGCTCGGCGCCGCGACCGGTGTGGTGCTGCTCGGGCTGGTGCAGAACCTGCTGGCGCTGGCCCAGGTGCAGAGCTACTGGATCGACGCTGTCGACGGGGCCGTCATCCTGGTCGCCCTGGCCCTGTCCCGGCTGGTCGGCGGCGAGCGCAGCAGCGAGTGA
- the nfi gene encoding deoxyribonuclease V (cleaves DNA at apurinic or apyrimidinic sites) — protein sequence MRVPELDWPATAAQARAEQDRLRPLVRTTGSLPEPLRTVAGLDVAYGDDDRLAAAVVVLDANTLAPVDRATSVGVAAFPYVPGLFAFRELPALLAALAALTTVPDVLVCDGHGLAHPRRFGLACHLGVLLDRPAIGIAKTPLSGRHDPPGRQRGDGSPLLDDGEQFGCALRTRDDVKPVYVSVGHRLDLAAACTLALRLTPRYRLPETTRRADRLCRDALAAASD from the coding sequence GTGCGGGTACCCGAACTCGACTGGCCGGCCACCGCGGCGCAGGCCCGAGCCGAACAGGACCGGTTGCGGCCGCTGGTGCGCACCACCGGATCGCTGCCCGAACCCTTGCGGACCGTCGCCGGCCTCGACGTCGCGTACGGCGACGATGATCGGCTGGCGGCCGCGGTCGTGGTGCTCGACGCGAACACCCTCGCGCCGGTCGACCGAGCCACCAGCGTGGGTGTCGCGGCGTTTCCCTACGTACCGGGGTTGTTCGCGTTCCGGGAGCTGCCGGCCCTGCTGGCCGCCCTCGCCGCGCTGACCACGGTGCCGGACGTGTTGGTGTGCGACGGCCACGGGCTCGCCCACCCGCGCCGGTTCGGCCTCGCCTGCCACCTCGGCGTGCTCCTGGACCGGCCGGCGATCGGCATCGCCAAGACGCCGCTGTCCGGCCGGCACGATCCGCCCGGCCGGCAGCGCGGGGACGGCTCGCCACTGCTCGACGACGGTGAGCAGTTCGGCTGCGCGTTGCGCACCCGCGACGACGTCAAGCCGGTGTACGTGTCGGTCGGCCACCGGCTCGACCTCGCCGCGGCGTGCACGCTGGCGCTCCGGCTGACCCCGCGGTACCGGCTGCCGGAGACCACCCGCCGCGCCGACCGGCTCTGCCGCGACGCTCTCGCCGCCGCGAGCGACTGA